One segment of Bacillus alkalisoli DNA contains the following:
- a CDS encoding DUF192 domain-containing protein translates to MFKIKDLDGVEREIPITILPYNTFLKRLKGLMFRVKPIREEGILLKPCNSIHMFFMFFAIDVVFVNEENEIVYLKEHVKPWTVVWPVKGAVAAIELPTGTISNYSIKTGATIKM, encoded by the coding sequence ATGTTTAAAATAAAAGATTTAGATGGAGTGGAAAGAGAAATTCCAATTACAATACTTCCTTATAATACTTTTCTAAAAAGATTAAAAGGGTTGATGTTTAGAGTAAAGCCTATACGTGAAGAAGGTATTTTACTGAAGCCATGTAATTCTATTCACATGTTCTTTATGTTTTTTGCGATAGATGTTGTATTTGTAAATGAAGAGAACGAGATTGTCTATCTGAAAGAGCACGTTAAACCGTGGACAGTAGTTTGGCCCGTTAAAGGTGCTGTCGCAGCAATCGAACTACCAACTGGCACCATCTCTAACTACTCCATAAAAACAGGCGCAACGATAAAAATGTGA
- a CDS encoding nuclease-related domain-containing protein, producing MLGKPYEIPYNVHQLTSLERRTNPAYPKLPFIQKDLVTYSKGYKGEHSLDYYFQMLPENTFYIYHYLRLRENKFYFQVDLLLLTLKFLAILEVKTMKGKLFLDTKGHQLIQTYNDTEVTYQCPIIQVDLQAYRLRKWLIENKLPDIPIIPLVVVANSSTKIETNDTHRSFYEKVIHAHYLPTKLSKLLSMYQEDILSYKSAKSLNKFLLKKHTPLRKSILENYNMTKNDLTMGVFCPCCSHLPMIKKQKGWFCPKCKVTDKMAHSEALKDYYYLFGNKISNKEARELLLIESADVTKRLLGSMNLKQDGHYKNRKYLLDTLI from the coding sequence ATGTTAGGAAAACCGTACGAAATTCCCTATAATGTACACCAACTCACCTCACTGGAGAGAAGAACAAACCCAGCATATCCTAAACTACCCTTTATCCAGAAAGACTTAGTAACATATTCGAAAGGATACAAGGGAGAACATTCACTTGATTACTACTTTCAAATGCTACCTGAGAACACTTTCTACATTTACCACTACCTTCGATTACGAGAAAACAAGTTTTATTTCCAGGTTGACTTACTTCTACTAACTTTAAAATTTCTCGCTATTTTAGAAGTCAAAACGATGAAAGGCAAGTTGTTTTTGGATACAAAAGGACATCAGCTCATTCAAACTTATAATGATACAGAAGTAACATACCAGTGTCCCATCATTCAAGTGGATCTGCAAGCATACCGCCTAAGGAAATGGTTAATCGAAAACAAACTTCCTGATATTCCAATCATTCCGTTAGTGGTAGTAGCTAACTCTTCTACTAAAATTGAAACCAACGACACTCACCGAAGTTTCTATGAGAAAGTCATTCACGCGCATTATCTTCCAACAAAGCTATCAAAACTACTCTCCATGTACCAAGAGGATATCCTTTCCTATAAAAGTGCTAAATCCTTAAATAAATTCCTTTTGAAAAAACACACACCTTTAAGAAAATCCATTTTAGAAAATTATAATATGACGAAGAATGATTTAACGATGGGAGTGTTTTGTCCTTGTTGCTCGCATTTGCCTATGATCAAAAAGCAAAAAGGATGGTTTTGTCCTAAATGTAAGGTGACGGATAAAATGGCTCATAGTGAGGCATTAAAAGACTATTACTATTTATTTGGAAATAAGATATCGAATAAGGAAGCTCGCGAGTTACTTTTAATAGAGTCGGCTGATGTAACTAAAAGATTATTAGGATCTATGAACTTAAAGCAAGATGGCCATTACAAGAATAGAAAGTATTTACTCGATACATTAATTTAA
- a CDS encoding TetR/AcrR family transcriptional regulator, whose protein sequence is MHERKKQVLKKAHKLFVKKGFHSTSIQDILDDSGISKGTFYNYFSSKNELIISIFQLVYDDFEKERNELLIGHKRSDQQIFIQQMVLQLKTNRVNHLVPLFEELVMSKDEDLKQFILDFQLKMLGWIFERFTDLFGVEKKKYLLDCSIMFTALLQQTMKYERRFSGGYPEDLHKIVSYCLKRVTHQLPELEKTEETLFNPSLLLSRLQQENSQQMEIYELIQGLKKKVDSNVRAECEELLDFIYDELVDTKKPRKYLLHSAVGALESLFSEEVLEELKQYI, encoded by the coding sequence ATGCATGAACGTAAAAAGCAAGTGTTAAAGAAAGCGCATAAACTGTTCGTTAAGAAAGGTTTTCACTCCACATCCATTCAAGACATTCTAGATGATAGTGGCATTTCCAAAGGTACTTTTTATAATTACTTTTCCTCTAAAAACGAACTGATTATTTCTATTTTCCAACTTGTATATGACGATTTCGAAAAAGAACGAAACGAACTTTTGATTGGCCATAAACGCTCGGATCAACAAATTTTCATTCAACAAATGGTGCTACAGTTAAAAACAAATCGAGTCAACCATCTTGTACCACTTTTTGAAGAGCTTGTGATGTCGAAAGACGAGGACTTAAAACAATTTATTTTAGATTTTCAACTGAAGATGTTAGGGTGGATTTTCGAACGATTCACTGACCTGTTCGGAGTAGAAAAGAAGAAGTATTTACTAGATTGCTCGATCATGTTTACAGCGTTACTGCAACAAACGATGAAATATGAGAGAAGATTTTCGGGTGGCTATCCGGAGGACTTACACAAAATCGTATCCTATTGCCTAAAACGCGTCACACACCAGTTGCCGGAACTAGAAAAAACAGAAGAGACTTTATTTAACCCTTCTTTACTTCTTTCTCGTTTACAACAAGAAAACTCACAACAAATGGAAATCTATGAACTAATCCAAGGTTTAAAGAAAAAAGTAGATTCAAACGTTCGCGCAGAGTGTGAAGAATTACTAGATTTCATATACGACGAGCTCGTTGACACGAAGAAACCTAGGAAGTATTTACTCCACAGCGCTGTTGGCGCGTTGGAAAGTTTATTTTCGGAGGAAGTTTTAGAAGAGTTAAAGCAGTATATTTAA
- a CDS encoding MDR family MFS transporter — MIGTISKSDAKRPPYGIITVLMIGAFIAFLNNTLLNIALPSIMSDLSVNAATVQWLTTGFMLVNGVLMPMSAFLIQKYSVRRLFLVAMGIFAFGTIVAGMAQIFPLLLTGRMLQAGGTAIMMPLLMNVLLVSFPIEKRGTVMGMFGMIMMAAPAIGPTLSGWIVEHYAWRMLFHFVWPIALTIFLLGFFLLKDKKEKVNLKLDLVSLTLSTIGFGGVLFGFSSAGNAGFESPRVYLPIVIGVISLVTFIRRQNGQERPMLNFGVYRYPMFALSSAISMVLNMAMFSGMLLLPIYVQTIRGISPMDAGLMLLPGALVMAFMSPVTGRLFDKFGGRMLSIIGLTIMVVTTFQFTRLTTETPYFYLMTLHAVRMFGITMVMMPVSTNGLNQLPRKFYPHGTAMNNTLNQLSGAIGTALLVAIMSIQTERYTASMGQDTTSGNGINLLAMLEGINDAFFVATCFALVSLGLSFFIKRARPADEEEKEKAA; from the coding sequence ATGATAGGGACGATTTCGAAGTCAGATGCAAAGCGTCCGCCATATGGGATTATTACGGTTTTAATGATTGGTGCGTTTATCGCATTTTTAAATAATACATTATTAAACATTGCGCTGCCGTCCATTATGAGTGATTTAAGTGTGAATGCTGCTACTGTTCAGTGGTTAACAACAGGATTTATGTTAGTGAACGGTGTATTAATGCCGATGTCGGCTTTTTTAATCCAAAAATATTCCGTTAGGCGACTGTTTTTGGTGGCGATGGGAATTTTTGCGTTCGGTACGATTGTGGCCGGGATGGCTCAAATTTTTCCATTATTATTAACGGGAAGAATGTTGCAAGCGGGTGGAACGGCGATTATGATGCCGCTACTAATGAACGTGTTGCTTGTGAGTTTCCCGATTGAAAAGCGCGGAACAGTAATGGGGATGTTCGGAATGATTATGATGGCCGCGCCAGCCATTGGACCGACGTTGTCTGGTTGGATTGTGGAGCATTACGCATGGCGAATGTTGTTCCATTTCGTCTGGCCAATAGCGCTTACGATATTTTTGCTTGGATTTTTCTTATTGAAAGATAAAAAAGAGAAAGTGAACTTGAAGTTAGATCTCGTTTCGTTGACGTTGTCTACGATCGGGTTCGGTGGGGTTTTGTTCGGGTTCAGTTCCGCAGGGAATGCTGGGTTTGAAAGTCCACGAGTGTATTTGCCGATTGTAATTGGTGTTATTTCCTTGGTGACGTTTATTAGAAGGCAAAACGGCCAGGAGCGGCCGATGTTGAACTTTGGTGTGTATAGATATCCAATGTTTGCCCTGTCATCGGCGATTTCGATGGTGTTGAATATGGCGATGTTTTCGGGGATGTTGTTGCTTCCTATATATGTGCAAACGATCCGCGGTATTTCGCCGATGGATGCGGGGTTAATGTTGTTGCCGGGGGCGCTTGTGATGGCGTTTATGTCGCCAGTGACTGGTAGGCTATTTGATAAGTTTGGCGGGCGTATGTTGTCAATTATCGGGTTGACCATTATGGTTGTGACAACTTTTCAGTTTACTAGATTAACGACGGAAACTCCGTATTTTTATTTGATGACACTGCATGCGGTGAGGATGTTTGGGATTACGATGGTGATGATGCCAGTTTCGACGAATGGACTAAATCAATTGCCACGTAAGTTCTATCCGCATGGAACGGCGATGAATAATACGTTGAATCAGTTGTCAGGAGCGATTGGAACGGCGTTGCTTGTAGCGATTATGTCGATTCAGACGGAGAGATATACAGCGAGCATGGGTCAGGATACGACTAGTGGAAATGGAATCAATTTGCTCGCGATGCTTGAAGGTATTAACGATGCATTTTTCGTCGCAACATGCTTTGCGCTCGTCTCGTTAGGGTTATCGTTCTTCATTAAGAGGGCGAGACCTGCGGATGAAGAGGAGAAAGAGAAAGCAGCATAG